The following is a genomic window from Vibrio cyclitrophicus.
GATTCTTGGAGTGAGCCGTACTGAGTACAGCGATGAGTCTTACCGTGAGAAGCTGAAGAAGTCTCTTCAGGAAATGGAAAAAACTGAGCCAGAGACGCTGAATGCATTTATTGAACATCTGCATTACCAAGCGATCAACACTTCAGATGTAGACGACTACGCTCGTTTAGCACAACGTCTAGACAAGCTTGAGCAAGACTACCAATTCGAAAACCATAACACATTGTTCTACTTGGCAACCCCACCAAGCCTGTACGGTGTGATTCCAGCAAACCTTGCTGCGCATGGCCTGAACGATGAAAAGAACGGCTGGCGTCGCCTGATCATCGAGAAACCATTTGGTTACGACTTAGCATCAGCTCAAGCATTGGATGAAGAGATCCATCATCACTTCCAAGAACACCAGATCTACCGTATCGACCATTACCTTGGTAAAGAGACGGTACAAAACCTTCTAGTGCTTCGTTTCTCAAACGCGATGTTTGAACCACTGTGGAACCGTAACTTTATTGAATACGTTGAAATCACAGGTGCTGAGTTCCTTGGCGTTGAAGAGCGTGGCGGATACTACGACGGTTCTGGCGCAGTTCGTGACATGTTCCAAAACCACCTGCTACAAGTGCTAGCAATGGTTGGTATGGAGCCACCAGCTCAAATTAATGCTGATTCTATTCGTGACGAAGTGGTTAAAGTTCTTCAGTGTCTCAAACCGCTAGAAGAAGACGACCTGCGTAAAGATTTAGTGCTAGGTCAATACACAGCGTCAGACGTTCGCGGCCAGCAGTTGCTTGGTTACCGTGAAGAGCCGGGTGTTGCGGATGACTCTCGTACTGAGACGTACATTGGTCTTAAAGCACACATCAACAACTGGCGTTGGAATGGTGTTCCTTTCTACGTACGTACTGGTAAACGCTTGCCGACACGTGTGACTGAAATCGTGATTCACTTTAAGAACACACCACACCCAGTATTTGGTCAAGATGCACCAGAGAATAAGCTGATTATCCGTATTCAACCGGATGAAGGTATTCAAATGAGCTTTGGTTTGAAAGAGCCAGGTGCAGGCTTCAAAGCTAAAGAAGTGAAAATGAACTTCTCTTACTCTGACTTGCCTGAAACTCAGATGCTAACAGCTTATGAGCGTCTTCTTCTTGATGCACTGAACGGTGATGCGACTCTGTT
Proteins encoded in this region:
- the zwf gene encoding glucose-6-phosphate dehydrogenase encodes the protein MVIPENSSIVIFGASGDLTYRKLIPALYHLYASNQLPESFAILGVSRTEYSDESYREKLKKSLQEMEKTEPETLNAFIEHLHYQAINTSDVDDYARLAQRLDKLEQDYQFENHNTLFYLATPPSLYGVIPANLAAHGLNDEKNGWRRLIIEKPFGYDLASAQALDEEIHHHFQEHQIYRIDHYLGKETVQNLLVLRFSNAMFEPLWNRNFIEYVEITGAEFLGVEERGGYYDGSGAVRDMFQNHLLQVLAMVGMEPPAQINADSIRDEVVKVLQCLKPLEEDDLRKDLVLGQYTASDVRGQQLLGYREEPGVADDSRTETYIGLKAHINNWRWNGVPFYVRTGKRLPTRVTEIVIHFKNTPHPVFGQDAPENKLIIRIQPDEGIQMSFGLKEPGAGFKAKEVKMNFSYSDLPETQMLTAYERLLLDALNGDATLFARTDAVEACWKYVQPILDFKQDPQALFGYACGTWGPQEADELLQRDGRAWRFPCKNLTDTDYCEL